One genomic segment of Sander lucioperca isolate FBNREF2018 chromosome 10, SLUC_FBN_1.2, whole genome shotgun sequence includes these proteins:
- the LOC116049225 gene encoding protein MTSS 1-like isoform X1: MEAVIEKECSALGGLFQTVIGDMKSSYPIWEDFITKAGKLQSQLRATVVAVAAFLDAFQKVADLATNSRGGTKDIGSALTRMCMRHRSIEAKLKQFSMAFLEGLINPLQEQMEEWKRGVNTLDKDHAKEYKRARQEIKKKSSDTLKLQKKAKKADNLGRGDIQPQLDSAMQDVSDKYILLEETEKQALRKALIEDRQRFCCFVAMLRPVVDEEISMLGEVTHLQAISDDLKALTSDPHTLPPASEQVILDLKGSDYSWSYQTPPSSPSTTMSRKSSMCSSLNSVNSSDSRGSSGSHSHSPSSSSSSSSSHHLFHHHHPYHRYRSSTLPQQAPARLSSISSHDSGFISSSHDQYTSSKSSPPMAAETKPCPSFRSSEVSETGQLHSDCSSPSPLAAASAPQHTTDKLSNGFDHYSPAISPYMHSNGGSLGSGSDTAFPFFPPSSSSYIASSCPTRSWSRPASALLPDQPHNCSLGSPMVPSSRVPSWKDWAKPGPYDQPMVNTLRRKKDKGTPAVVDSNGSVSNDSRPSSGPASMSTSAPAPAALQTSASVEEKNRTVGAPFKAGDIEAHEELALALSRGLELDTQRSSRDSIQCSSGYSTQTNTPCCSEDTIPSQVSDYDYFSMAGDQEPEQQHSDFDKSSTIPRNSDISQSYRLMFQSKRPASTAGLPSTQTPYHGQGAYPAGPYPPTPIHTGAYPPTPTGSCSGQGFYSGSSSHNAPGSYSTGHGPVIVTPGVATIRRTPSSKPSARRSGSVVGTGPIPIRTPVIPVKIPTVPDMSGAVNGSRGAEEMVGGRGEESPDSPTFAGGEDAGTLPVMSWSGQATTNPPTVPLPNQQHLHCEIGQEGGAEEAGEELEGNMLVAIRKGVKLKRTLTNDRSAPRIA, encoded by the exons GTGGGACCAAGGACATTGGATCAGCGTTGACCAGGATGTGTATGAGACATCGCAGCATAGAGGCTAAACTCAAACAGTTTTCCAT GGCCTTCCTGGAGGGTCTGATCAACCCTCTACAAGAACAAATGGAGGAGTGGAAAAGAGGAGTCAATACTTTGGACAAGGACCATGCTAAAG AGTATAAAAGAGCCCGGCAGGAAATAAAGAAGAAGTCTTCGGACACACTGAAACTTCAGAAGAAAGCAAAGAAAg CTGATAATCTAG GTCGTGGTGATATCCAACCCCAGTTGGACAGCGCCATGCAGGATGTCAGTGATAAATACATTCTGCTGGAAGAGACTGAGAAACAGGCCCTGAGGAAGGCTCTTATAGAGGACAGACAGAGGTTCTGCTGTTTCGTAGCCATGCTGCGGCCTGTAGTG GATGAGGAGATTTCTATGTTGGGAGAGGTCACCCATCTCCAGGCTATCTCTGATGACCTTAAagccctgacctctgacccacACACGCTTCCCCCTGCTAGTGAACAG GTGATCTTGGACCTTAAGGGCTCAGACTACAGTTGGTCATATCAAACGCCGCCCTCATCCCCCAGCACCACTATGTCCAGGAAGTCTAGCATGTGCAG TAGTCTGAACAGCGTTAACAGTAGTGACTCCAGGGGATCCAGTGGCTCTCACTCTcattctccttcctcctcttcttcctcctcttcctcacaccACCTCTTCCACCACCATCACCCCTACCATCGGTACCGTAGCTCCACACTACCCCAGCAGGCCCCAGCCCGGCTCTCTAGCATCTCCTCCCACGACTCGGGCTTCATTTCTTCATCCCACGACCAATACACGTCGTCCAAATCCTCCCCGCCCATGGCAGCTGAAACAAAG CCTTGTCCCAGTTTCAGGTCCTCTGAGGTATCAGAGACTGGGCAGCTCCACAGTGACTGCAGCTCCCCTTCTCCTCTAGCTGCTGCTAGTGCTCCTCAGCACACTACTGACAAG TTGTCCAATGGTTTTGACCACTACAGTCCAGCCATTTCCCCCTACATGCATAGCAACGGGGGGAGTTTGGGCTCAGGGTCAGACACTGCCTTTCCCttcttccctccttcctcctcatcctaCATCGCCTCGTCCTGCCCCACTCGTTCATGGTCACGTCCTGCCTCAGCCTTGCTGCCAGACCAACCTCACAACTGCTCGTTGGGCTCCCCCATGGTGCCTTCATCGCGAGTCCCCAGCTGGAAG GACTGGGCTAAGCCAGGCCCTTATGATCAGCCCATGGTCAACACACTGAGGAGGAAGAAAGACAAGGGGACCCCAGCTGTAGTGGACAGTAATGGTAGTGTGAGTAATGATAGCAGACCATCCTCAGGCCCGGCCTCAATGTCGACCTCAGCACCAGCTCCGGCTGCACTACAAACATCGGCATCGGTGGAGGAGAAGAACAGAACTGTGGGTGCCCCTTTTAAG GCTGGTGATATTGAGGCCCACGAGGAACTGGCTCTGGCCTTATCCAGAGGTCTGGAGCTGGACACACAGAGGTCCAGTAGAGACTCCATCCAATGTTCCAGTGGCTACAGCACGCAGACCAACACGCCCTGCTGCTCCGAAGACACAATTCCTTCACAAG TATCAGACTATGACTATTTCTCAATGGCCGGAGATCAGGAGCCTGAGCAGCAGCACTCTGACTTTGACAAGTCCTCCACCATCCCCAGAAACAGTGACATCAGTCAGTCCTACCGACTCATGTTCCAGAGCAAACGGCCGGCCTCCACAGCCGGCCTGCCCAGCACACAGACTCCCTACCATGGACAGGGAGCCTACCCTGCAGGGCCCTATCCCCCCACACCTATCCACACTGGGGCTTATCCTCCTACCCCTACAG GCTCGTGTTCAGGTCAGGGATTTTATTCTGGATCCAGCTCCCATAATGCCCCTGGCTCCTATTCTACAGGCCACGGTCCAGTTATTGTCACCCCTGGGGTTGCCACAATCCGCCGCACGCCTTCTTCAAAACCTTCCGCCCGACGGTCAGGCTCAGTTGTGGGCACAGGACCCATCCCTATTCGTACGCCTGTCATCCCGGTAAAAATCCCTACCGTGCCCGATATGTCTGGAGCAGTTAATGGGAGCAGGGGTGCAGAGGAGATggttggaggaagaggagaagaaagccCAGATTCTCCAACATTTGCAGGAGGGGAGGATGCTGGCACGCTGCCTGTGATGTCCTGGAGTGGTCAGGCTACAACCAATCCTCCCACTGTACCCCTGCCCAACCAGCAGCACCTTCACTGTGAGATAGGGCAGGaaggaggagcagaggaggcAGGAGAAGAGTTAGAAGGCAACATGCTGGTGGCCATCCGCAAGGGGGTCAAGCTCAAGAGGACCCTCACCAACGACCGCTCCGCACCACGCATCGCATGA
- the LOC116049225 gene encoding protein MTSS 1-like isoform X3 — protein sequence MEAVIEKECSALGGLFQTVIGDMKSSYPIWEDFITKAGKLQSQLRATVVAVAAFLDAFQKVADLATNSRGGTKDIGSALTRMCMRHRSIEAKLKQFSMAFLEGLINPLQEQMEEWKRGVNTLDKDHAKEYKRARQEIKKKSSDTLKLQKKAKKADNLGRGDIQPQLDSAMQDVSDKYILLEETEKQALRKALIEDRQRFCCFVAMLRPVVDEEISMLGEVTHLQAISDDLKALTSDPHTLPPASEQVILDLKGSDYSWSYQTPPSSPSTTMSRKSSMCSSLNSVNSSDSRGSSGSHSHSPSSSSSSSSSHHLFHHHHPYHRYRSSTLPQQAPARLSSISSHDSGFISSSHDQYTSSKSSPPMAAETKLSNGFDHYSPAISPYMHSNGGSLGSGSDTAFPFFPPSSSSYIASSCPTRSWSRPASALLPDQPHNCSLGSPMVPSSRVPSWKDWAKPGPYDQPMVNTLRRKKDKGTPAVVDSNGSVSNDSRPSSGPASMSTSAPAPAALQTSASVEEKNRTVGAPFKAGDIEAHEELALALSRGLELDTQRSSRDSIQCSSGYSTQTNTPCCSEDTIPSQVSDYDYFSMAGDQEPEQQHSDFDKSSTIPRNSDISQSYRLMFQSKRPASTAGLPSTQTPYHGQGAYPAGPYPPTPIHTGAYPPTPTGSCSGQGFYSGSSSHNAPGSYSTGHGPVIVTPGVATIRRTPSSKPSARRSGSVVGTGPIPIRTPVIPVKIPTVPDMSGAVNGSRGAEEMVGGRGEESPDSPTFAGGEDAGTLPVMSWSGQATTNPPTVPLPNQQHLHCEIGQEGGAEEAGEELEGNMLVAIRKGVKLKRTLTNDRSAPRIA from the exons GTGGGACCAAGGACATTGGATCAGCGTTGACCAGGATGTGTATGAGACATCGCAGCATAGAGGCTAAACTCAAACAGTTTTCCAT GGCCTTCCTGGAGGGTCTGATCAACCCTCTACAAGAACAAATGGAGGAGTGGAAAAGAGGAGTCAATACTTTGGACAAGGACCATGCTAAAG AGTATAAAAGAGCCCGGCAGGAAATAAAGAAGAAGTCTTCGGACACACTGAAACTTCAGAAGAAAGCAAAGAAAg CTGATAATCTAG GTCGTGGTGATATCCAACCCCAGTTGGACAGCGCCATGCAGGATGTCAGTGATAAATACATTCTGCTGGAAGAGACTGAGAAACAGGCCCTGAGGAAGGCTCTTATAGAGGACAGACAGAGGTTCTGCTGTTTCGTAGCCATGCTGCGGCCTGTAGTG GATGAGGAGATTTCTATGTTGGGAGAGGTCACCCATCTCCAGGCTATCTCTGATGACCTTAAagccctgacctctgacccacACACGCTTCCCCCTGCTAGTGAACAG GTGATCTTGGACCTTAAGGGCTCAGACTACAGTTGGTCATATCAAACGCCGCCCTCATCCCCCAGCACCACTATGTCCAGGAAGTCTAGCATGTGCAG TAGTCTGAACAGCGTTAACAGTAGTGACTCCAGGGGATCCAGTGGCTCTCACTCTcattctccttcctcctcttcttcctcctcttcctcacaccACCTCTTCCACCACCATCACCCCTACCATCGGTACCGTAGCTCCACACTACCCCAGCAGGCCCCAGCCCGGCTCTCTAGCATCTCCTCCCACGACTCGGGCTTCATTTCTTCATCCCACGACCAATACACGTCGTCCAAATCCTCCCCGCCCATGGCAGCTGAAACAAAG TTGTCCAATGGTTTTGACCACTACAGTCCAGCCATTTCCCCCTACATGCATAGCAACGGGGGGAGTTTGGGCTCAGGGTCAGACACTGCCTTTCCCttcttccctccttcctcctcatcctaCATCGCCTCGTCCTGCCCCACTCGTTCATGGTCACGTCCTGCCTCAGCCTTGCTGCCAGACCAACCTCACAACTGCTCGTTGGGCTCCCCCATGGTGCCTTCATCGCGAGTCCCCAGCTGGAAG GACTGGGCTAAGCCAGGCCCTTATGATCAGCCCATGGTCAACACACTGAGGAGGAAGAAAGACAAGGGGACCCCAGCTGTAGTGGACAGTAATGGTAGTGTGAGTAATGATAGCAGACCATCCTCAGGCCCGGCCTCAATGTCGACCTCAGCACCAGCTCCGGCTGCACTACAAACATCGGCATCGGTGGAGGAGAAGAACAGAACTGTGGGTGCCCCTTTTAAG GCTGGTGATATTGAGGCCCACGAGGAACTGGCTCTGGCCTTATCCAGAGGTCTGGAGCTGGACACACAGAGGTCCAGTAGAGACTCCATCCAATGTTCCAGTGGCTACAGCACGCAGACCAACACGCCCTGCTGCTCCGAAGACACAATTCCTTCACAAG TATCAGACTATGACTATTTCTCAATGGCCGGAGATCAGGAGCCTGAGCAGCAGCACTCTGACTTTGACAAGTCCTCCACCATCCCCAGAAACAGTGACATCAGTCAGTCCTACCGACTCATGTTCCAGAGCAAACGGCCGGCCTCCACAGCCGGCCTGCCCAGCACACAGACTCCCTACCATGGACAGGGAGCCTACCCTGCAGGGCCCTATCCCCCCACACCTATCCACACTGGGGCTTATCCTCCTACCCCTACAG GCTCGTGTTCAGGTCAGGGATTTTATTCTGGATCCAGCTCCCATAATGCCCCTGGCTCCTATTCTACAGGCCACGGTCCAGTTATTGTCACCCCTGGGGTTGCCACAATCCGCCGCACGCCTTCTTCAAAACCTTCCGCCCGACGGTCAGGCTCAGTTGTGGGCACAGGACCCATCCCTATTCGTACGCCTGTCATCCCGGTAAAAATCCCTACCGTGCCCGATATGTCTGGAGCAGTTAATGGGAGCAGGGGTGCAGAGGAGATggttggaggaagaggagaagaaagccCAGATTCTCCAACATTTGCAGGAGGGGAGGATGCTGGCACGCTGCCTGTGATGTCCTGGAGTGGTCAGGCTACAACCAATCCTCCCACTGTACCCCTGCCCAACCAGCAGCACCTTCACTGTGAGATAGGGCAGGaaggaggagcagaggaggcAGGAGAAGAGTTAGAAGGCAACATGCTGGTGGCCATCCGCAAGGGGGTCAAGCTCAAGAGGACCCTCACCAACGACCGCTCCGCACCACGCATCGCATGA